The window AGATGATCCTCCGTCTCATAATAGAGCGGCAACGAACTCAGGAAATCCAGGTGACGCTTATAAGCCTGTCTGATCCAGTGTTTGATCCGGATGTACTCCTCCCAGCCGTGATCCTGCTGCACAAAATCCGCGTCTGCTCCCACGTAGCTCATGAGGGTATGGAAGCCGCCATTGTTCAGCCAGTGTATATCCAGCTTGTCTTCATCATCGCTGAGCAGCGCGTCACAGGCCATTTTGTCATGATTGCCCTTCAGCACGACAGCACCCCATTCCTCTTGGAGGGACATGACCTGCTCGACAATAGCTTTGCTGTTTGGCCCCCGGTCCACATAATCGCCGATGAGTATGAGTTTGTCCTGATCCGGAATATAATTTACTTTGCGCAAAAGCGCGTTGAATTCCCGGTAACATCCGTGGATGTCACTGATCACTAAAGTTCTGATGGTTTTCCCCTCCCTGCCCATTGATGACTGTGTTTCAGAACCTATATTATAACATCAAAAATCACAGCCTGACCGGCATTCGTGCAGAGCTGTCCCAGCGCCACGGTACAGAGTGTCCCTCCAGATGCAGACCGCCGTACCACACATCAATGCCTTGCACCGTCACCCGGTCCGCTGCTCCATTCAGTATCTGCTCACCAAGTGCTGTCATTGTCACCTTACGGTTCAGAAAGTCCGGGACGCGGCGAAAATCGAAGTTGTCTGCAGCCAGTGTACCGTCGATCATCAAGAGCGGCTGTGCCCCCTGCACCATTCCCCAGAGATATAGCCAATATTCGAGATCACCCATGCCAAGCACATGCAGAGTGTCGGTTACTTGCCGGAACAGCTCCTTAGGCGTATCCGCTCCCCTGCGCACAGCCTCAAGAGTCGTTTGCTCCACGAGGCCAAGGCCATTGTCCACAGAAGGCAGACGCGACAAGTGGGCCTGAAATGCAGCATAGGCAAAAGGCAGTGCGGATGCCTCCAGTTCTTGTCTCCTAAGCGCGAGCAGATTAGCCATCTGCATCGGATCTGGATTAGCATAGGCCTGCCACAGTTCACTGCCCAGCTCCAGTTCCTTCTGTCCGATGCTCCGCCAAGTCCCGGACAAAGTCTTAAGCTGCGCCGGAGTCAGCTGGCCCAGACCGTGAAACAGCTCAATGCCGGGAAACTCGCCGATGCAGAGCAGACTTAGCTTAGTGCTGCCCAGCTTTTGCCCCTTGAAATAGTGCAGCAAGTAAGCCAGCATGCTCTGATCGAACAAATCATGCTCGAACCACAGCACCACTTCATCATAGCGGTTAACCCCCCGCAGCTTCTCTTCCTGCTCCGCACAGGCTGCCAGATATTCTGCTGACGAAATGCCCATCGACTGTTCGAGCGATTGTGCGCGTATCATACGCTCAGCTTCACCGGCAGGGTTCACAAAGTTCGGCCCTGCTGAGTATACCTCTCTCCACACCAGCACATCCCCCGAAACGATGCCCTGTTTCAGCATATTGCCTACGGAATCCCCATTTACGATATGCAGCATATTCCCGCCTCCTTCATATAGGTTGTTGAACATGGAAGCAAGGTTGATGACGGGGAGTGCACCTCTCAGCTTACGCCGTCCGTCGAACAGCCTTTTTTTCAGCGCTGACACTGGAATGTCCAGATAATCGGAGATTTCCTGCAGGGAATAGCCGTAGAAATAAAACAATTGCAGCGGCACCCGCAGCTTGTCGCTCAGGGCTGACACCGATTGCTGCAGCACCAGTGCACCTTCCCTCCGCTCAGCGATTTCTGCGACACCTGCCGACTCTTGAGAAATGTGCATGGCATCATTCAAGGGAAGCATCGCCTGTCTCTTACGCCTCAGCGACCGCTGGCATTGTCTCACGACAATCGTCTTGAACCAACCCGGAAACGCAGACGGCAGCTGCAGCTTGCCGATATTGGTATAAGCTTCGAGGAAAGCCTCCTGCACAGCATCTTCCGCCAGATGAACATCGTTCAGCATGTCATAAGACACCGCAAACGCCATCCCGCGAAAATGCGCCATCAGCTGCCCAAATGCCTCAGCATCTCCTTCTTGTACCTCTTCAACCAGCCGCGTTACCATACCGGACCTCTTTTCACATGTTCTTAATCTTAAGTGCCGTGATGGGGGTGAAAGGTTACAACCTGTTCGGCCTATTCTGTAATAAAAACAAAACCCCGGAGAGTCTCCCCAGAGTCATAGCATCTATAGTGTACTGTCAGGTGCATACCTTTTCACTTCCGAAAAATCATCCGTTCTCTTTTTCAACCTCTTCCGTGCTGTAGTACTTTTTTAACTTAGTGATGACTTCTTCGGGAATAGCACTCTTGAAGTTTAGGGACACTAGCTCGTTGATTGCCCGATTTATGGGGAACTCTAGTTCATTTGAATAATCCTTCATCTCATCCGTGAAGCCTGCAATACAAATGCCGTAACTCCGTTCCCCCCAGACCGCCCATTTCATAGAAGGAGGCATCCACACGAAAAGCTCGGAATTATGTAAAATCGCGTCAGCCGGGCTCTCCTCCGGACCTTGTCCGATCATATTCCAATAATCAGCAGCGGTAATGTCTTTTGGAATAATACATCAGTTGTACTGAGCAAATTCCTGATAATAATAGTTTACAGGATGTGGATCTAAGACGGCCATCAGAATATTGGAGTCACCAGAAAGTGCCATAAGCCGCTCCAGCTCATTCCAAAAAGAAAAACTCATAACAGCATCGAAGTCGAATACTTTTATCCGCTTAAAGGGGAGTTTGAAAATCTGTTCCGGCAGCCGTTGTTCCCACTCAAACACCGGTTGCACCATATGTAATGCATCATTAAATTTCTTAGTATCCTTAATATAATTCAGATTCATTAGTCAGCTCCAATAACTCGTAATTACCCGTTCTGAGCCGTTACCGGATTAACCGCAAAGATAGAATGAATGTTGCCTTCTGGATCTGCGAAGAACCCTGTGGTGTGCCCCCAGGACATTGACTTTGGAGCTGTAATTTCAGTTGCCCCTTTTGAAACCACCTCTTGATACATCATGTGGACAGCATCTGGAGATTCACATTCGAAATTAAGTTCGAAGGCTTGCCCTTTACGCTCTTCTAAATAAGTATGGTGGTCATTCGTGTTTTCCGCCATTAAGGTTGTTGAACAAATCGCAAGACGAATACCGCTATTTACAAATTCAGCATAATGGTTCTCTTCAATGACCGTCTCAAATCCCAAAACATCACGATAAAAGCTAGCTAATTTAGGTACATCCTGCGCCAAAACCGTAAGTCCCTCTAATTTCAATCTCATGTGCTGAACTCCACCTTTTCTATGGTTTTTTGTTCATGATTCTCCAGATCCATAAAGAATTCGGTCAACTATAATTCTGAAAAGCTCAAAATATCTTTAGTAATTTGTGAAAATAACTCCTCTGTATTTGGAAAATATCTTGTTTTAATCAGATAAACCCTGTCACTCACAATCTCTTCTGCAAAAAAATCATACGTCAAATCGGGTAGTATGGAAATAGACGCCATATGACTTGACTGTTGAAAGAGCATACTCCAGCTTTGCTTTCTCATAAAAAATCACATTTTCGATTACAATATTCCTGTCTAACTCAGCGATCAGCTTATTTATGAATTGTTGTATGACAATTAACACTCTTAATCCTCCAATCAACTAAACCCTCGGTCTTGTATTAACGTACTTCCAGCCAGATTCATTGCCACTGCTAATTTGATTTGATTCACTTTGCTTAACCTTAATCTATATTGCGGTACGAGTAGAATTGATTTAATGATCGGATTCTTTTGTGCTAACCTGGGCATTTCTATGTCTACAACTATAGAATCGTTTATGAGAATTTTGTAAAAATCCTCCTCTTGCTCAGGAATCCAATGAAGGATGTAAGCCGTCTCCAACCCCGGAAACTTTTCACGAATATATGTAAGAAAGGCTGCCTTATCCGTATCTTCAAAAAGGGTCTTATTAGATAAAATTAGCTGTTCTCTTAAAGCTTGCTCAGTTCGGGTCCCAACAAGTTTCACTTCATTTCCCCCCAGTGAGATCATACAACCAGCTTCAATCAACCAACTCCCGTCAACATCAGTGATTTTGCAAAAAAGAAAGAAGCAACCTTCTTGCATGTTCATGATTCTCCAGATCTATTGAGATCGACGGATAGCTGGACAGGCTTGTTTTGATAAAAGAATATTGCGGGAAGCGTTCGAAGAAACTCTTTTTTAATAGCTCAAGTTGCCTATCGGGAATTCCAGCGGTATGGTCATTTACAACATAACTAATCGTTCCAGCAATCAGCGCACAGTATTCACTGAAATCTGCATTAAAACATTCATCTTCAAGCTGCGCGAGCGCCTCTGCATGATCTTCCTTCAACCTCATGGAGTCCCTATAGGGAAAAGAACGGCTCAATTGTGTCATGTACATCTGTGCTAACTCCTGAACGATTTCCGGTTTATCCGACACGTCCATATCTCCAACTGATCCTCCCCACACCTTGGGCTGCTCCAGCAAAAACCAGCAATTCACTTCATCATATCCTGTGATTTGCGCTTCAACCAATAAGCCCTTACTGATATTAGCTTGTTGTGAATGTGCAGCACATTCAGCATAGTCGGCCAGCCCAAGCGCCTCTTTATCCGGTATACTTACGATCACTCCTTGGGGATATAGAACTTCAAGATAACCCATGATTGTTGTGCCTAGAGGCAGCGTCTTCTTATTCTCAAGCCAGCGTGGCTGCTGCTCAGTAATCATCTCATCCCACACGGCTTCGAATGCTTCCTTGGGAATTATTTCCAGATCGGGATCATCCAAGGGTAACTCATGTTCCGCCAGGAAAAATTCGTGTTTTTTCACATTGGAGATCTTACTCTCTTTGCCTTCCTCCAACAACATCTGTCTATAGGCTATGCCTTCGTCATCCACTTCGAAGTACCATTTCTGCTTGTCTGATTGCTGCAGTAAATAAATCATGGGATCGTACTCCTCTTATCGAAGGCTTGCCTTTTTCACCGGGATTAATATCCTCGAATGTTCAAAAATATGGACATCATATGAGCTATCTAAGCTAACATCTATATATCCAGGTGCCAGAGAAAATGTCCGCACTTCATTGCTGTCCTGAACCCAAACTTTATCACTAGCTCGATATTGCAACTCCCGCTTAATGATTGTGACCGCTCTTTCGTTATAGCCCTTAAAAATGTCTTTAGTCACGTTGTAAAGATCCAGTCCAGCAATAAGCATTAAGTAAAATGCAAAGAGGGATATCACATAAACAAAGATCTTCTTCCACCATTGATCGGACCTTGAAGTATTCCGCTTAACTGCCAAGGGATATTCTACAACAAGAAGATAAAAAACGATTAGAATTGGGAGCATCTTATACAATAAAATCCTTTGTTCATACGAATTGTACTTAACAAGTATAGTTATGATCCCGGCACTGAGAATTACTATAAAGAAGATCCTCAACTGGTTTCTTATTTTGATATGCATAACATTTTTCCTAACTAGGTTAGAGTTGGCGTTCACTTAAGTTATCCTTAAGACGGATAGCCGGGATCTGTAAACAATTTCAACATCTACCCGGCATTCCCCTGCTATTAATTCGTCTTTCCCGGCTGTATCCTTATTCTCACTCTCACTAGTAGGCATAAGAAAACCTCGAGAGATTTCCCTCAGGGTTTAAGTACAGTTAAAGCTTATTAGATCAACGGTAATACCGGTCCCGGTATTCCTGCGGCGTGCAGCCCTCGTTTTTCTTAAACTGATAGGTGAAATACGCAGGGGTCTGGAAGCCGATCCGCTCAGAAACTTCATAGATTTTGATGGTGGGGTCCTGGAGCAATTCCTTCGCTTTTTTCATCCGCAGGCTCTTGACGAAGTCGGAGATGGTCTGCCCGGTTTCTTTTTTGAAGAGAACACTTAAATGTCCTGCGCTGATATGAAACATATCCGCCAGCTGCTTGACCGTCATACTATCCGGCAATTGTTCTGCGATATAGGAAGCAATGCGGTTAATCAGATGATGCTGCTGCAGGGTCCGTTCTTTACGCGCAAGTCCGAAGGCAGAGTCAATATATTCTAGTATGATGGCTTTCATCACAGGCACGGTTTTGCATTCCAATATCCGGTGCAACGCCCGGTTGCTGAGATAAGTGACGGCCTCCACATCGTTCCATAATTTGCGTGTAAACTCGCCGACCAGGCTGATGCTGAAGGACTGGATATAGGCGAAGGAATGGCCCTTAGCCTCCATCTGCTCATACGCCGTGCCGACTTCCCTGGCCAGCAGTACCGGATCATCGCCTTCCGCCAGGGAGAGCAGGCTAGGCAGCATGATTTCCCGTTCTCTTACATCTTCATACGCCTTCCGCTCCATTCTCCCCACATGCAGCAGCAAGCCGTTATCGCTCTGGCGGGCATCGGCGACCGTATATTTGATCTCCCGGTAGAGCTGCCCGGTCTCCTCCCATTTCCGGCCTTCTCTGCTGATTCCGACGGTAACGGAAACCTGATACGTATTTCGCATGTAGTCTTGAACGAAGGTCATTTGTTTGTCGAGCAGCATCCTTTTTTCAGAAGTCGGATTGACCAGAATGGCTGCCACCCCGTCGGGTTTGACCGCTGCCGCCAGCATGACCCCCATATCCTGCAAAGATATAGCAAGAGATTGCTGAAGCGCTGAATTCAACATCAGCCGGCTTCTGGCCTCCCGCACGGAAACGTTAAAATCATCGAACACAGCTACAATCAGCAGAATTCCATGCGTTAGGCGCGGAAGATTAAGCAAATGCGCCCAGGATGACAGCACCCCCGCCTCCATCGGCTCATCTTCCAGCAGCTCATAAACAAACGACTCCTTCAGCAGCTCCCTGCTGTCTGATACCATGGTCTGCAGATGCAGAGTCTGCTCGTTGATTTGCTTGATGTTCTCGATGGTTTGCCGGAAGGCGGTTAACTTACGCTCAATCTCACCCAGCTTAAGAGGTTTGAGCACATACCCCTGCGCTCCCACTTCAATAGCATCCTGAGCGAATTCGAACTCATTGTAGCCGCTTATAATTAGAATCTGTATTTCCGGATGGATGATTCTTGCTTCTCCTGCCAGTTCAATCCCCGTTATACCCGGCATGGTAATGTCGGTGATCAGCACATCTACCCGGTTATCATGCAGCAGCGGAATAGCCTCTTCACCTGTTTCTGCGGTTAGCGGGATGGCATAGCCAAGTTTCGTCCAGGGGATATGCCGGATTAATCCCTGGATATGAGACGGCTCGTCGTCCACAATAAGTGCTTGCAGCACGTTTTATCCCTCCCGGAAAAGCTCTGGTTTGTCCGTACAGGCAGGCAGCTCAATGGTGACCAGCGTACCTTGTTCAGGTGTGCTATTGATCCTAAGCTTGCCGGCGTGGCCGAAGTATAATGAAAGGCGTTCGCTAATGTTCAGTAATCCGAAGCCGTTGCCCTTTCCGGCCTTCTCACCTTTTTGGATAAGCGTCAGTGTGTCCGGAGCAATGCCGATGCCATTGTCGTTTACCTGGAAACGGATCATCTGATCGTGCCGCTGAATGGAGATGACTATACAGGCACCTGGCCGGGTAAATATACGTCCGTGAATATAAGTATTCTCCACGATTGGCTGCAGGATCATTTTGATGGAATAGAGCTCCATAACGGATTCATCCAGTTCCCATTCCACCTGGACGCGACCCGGATAACGAAGCTGCTGAATGTCAAGATAGGCCCGCACATGCTCAAGCTCATTCCTGATTAGCGTAACATTGGATTTGTTATCAAGCGCGAACCGGTAAAAGGTAGTCAGCGCTTCAATAGCCTCCACCTGTACCTGATCACCCTGATCCAGCGCCCGCCACTGAAGCAGACTTAGTGAATTATAGATGAAATGAGGATTGATCTGTGCTTGAAGCGCCTGGAATGATGACTCTTTCTCCTTTAATTTGGCACTGCTTAACAGTTCAAGCAGACTGCCAAGCCGTCCCGCCATCTGATTGAACATGACCTCCAGATCCCCGACCTCGTCCCTGCTCCGGCTCTGAAGCCACACGTTAAAGTCACCTTCGGCGATATCGCTCATCCGGTTGCTTAATTTACGGATTCGCAGCACGACGTTCTTGAGTACGATCATGACCAGGAACATGGACAGGAACAGGAAAAATATTGTTATCCCAACAATACTGTATACCGTTGTGGAGGATTGCTGCTCCATTTTACGCATTTGGACAAGCGCAGCGATTTTCCAGGCTCCGTTTAATTGCCGGACTGCAAAATATTCACCATTGTCCGTAATCACTTCAGCGTTCTCATCTCCCGGCCATAGGCTGGAGAGCCCGGTTGATGCAAGCGGCTTGCCAATCATGGTCCGGTCAGAAGCTGCAACCACCCGGTCATGCTCATCTAGGAGAAACAGGCTTCCTTCCCCGCTAAAGGGTCGGTCCATCAGTTCGCCGAATACGCTGTTATAATCCAGCAGCATATAGATGGCACCAAATACATACCCGCTTGCATTTGTTATTTTCCTGGACACAATCAGCTTGGGATTCTCCCCGGGGATGTCAGACCATTGCAACGCAACTGGCGACGCCATTACCCTTTCGTACCACGACTCCTCATCTCCCCCGGGGAGCGGACGGACGGACGGCTTCCAGAGAAGTCCCCCATCTTCGATCAGTGTTGGATTGACATGATAAATCCGGAAATTCTCGATCCCGGTCAAATAACGGCTCATCACCTGGAATGACCGGTCCACATAATTCACGGAAGCAAGCTGGTCCTCCCAATTCTCATAGGTCCAGGACAGCCTGGAGATCAGTTCCCCGTCCGTTCCGGTCCGGTTGACGAGCAGATCATAGCTTTGTTTTCTGAAATCAATGCTCTGTGCTGTTTGCCGGACAGCTTCGTTAATGGTGAGCATGTAGTTGGATCTGACATTTTGCAGCGCCAGGTAACCTGCTCCGATGCCCAGAATAACCGTAGGGATAAACACAACCAGTCCATAAAAAACGACTATTTTCCGGCGTAGATTCATGGTGCGGGTCATCCGGAGGATACGTCTCTCAAGCCAGCGTCGCAATGTACATCCTCCCATCTTTTCCCTAAAAATCACACGCAATAAACCGGAAAGGGAGCCTCCCTGTGTACAGGACTGCTCCGCTTTACTTAAGTTCAGTTTACCTTGTTCCGTCCGGACCGGACAAGCCTCAGCTCTATTTGCCCATCGCCTGATACAGCTCGTTCCACTCCTGCTTCAGCTCGCTCCAGTGTCCGCGTTTTTCCAGAGCAGAAGTGAAATCACTCCACACCTTTTCGAACTTGTCATCACTGCTTGCCATCAGCAGCTTGGCGCGGTATTCCTTATAGACAGTGTCTAGTTCAGGAGCATACTTCTCCCAGACACCTCCGGCTTTGGCTTTTACCATATCATAGTTTTCGGCTACGCGGGTTGCTCCCATTTGTCCAATCTGCTTGGAGAATTCACCGGTCTTCGCTCCTCCTGCATGAACATTCTCCGAGGTCCACCAGGCATACCACTTATTGCTGTAAGTCGAAGTCATATACAGTTCTGGCGTCAGCTGTGCTTTTTTGGCAGCATCGCCGGAGTTGCGCAGCTCTTTGTATTCAGGATCAATGAACGTCCATTTTCCATATGGCTGATCCACCCAATCCCAGTACTTCCCTGCCGGCCCTTCGTTCACGACCATGCCCTGCTCCGGTTTCGGGGATAAGGTATAGTCATAGAACTTCAGGATGGCGTCCAGATTCTTCGTTTTTTTGCTGATGTACGTGTCATCACCGGGATAAGGATTGATCACTTGCGTCGTGCCCAGTTGGGCCACACCATCCACTTTAGGGAACGGAATCGGCTTATAATACCATCCGGGTCCGGTTGGACCGTCAAGAACCTCCCATACGGACTGGTTGAAGTTCCAGAAGCTCCCGATATTCATCGCATAGCGGCCGCTTTTATTTTTCTCCACATATCTTTCACCTTTATCAGTAAGCGCTTCGGGATCAATCAGCTTCTTTTGATACAGGCTGTTCATCCACTTGTAGGCGGCCTTGAAGCCCGGATCGTCATACATGAAAATATAGTTGTCACCGTCTTTGCGGACCGGGGTAACACCGCCGGCAGAAGCAACGGTCACACCGAAAGCAGACAGTACTGTATACTCGTCGTTCTTATCTGTAAGAATCCCCAGCGGCAGAAGCGCCTTACCGGATTCATCCTTCAGCTGAGAGGCCTTCTCCAAGTAGCTCTCTACCCCGGCAAGTGTGGTGAGATCCGCCTCCTTCATTCCCGTCTTCTCCAGAATATCCGTACGGATAAACCATGCATTGGAGGACCAGCCCGGCCATGGATCAGCAGGATCTATATCGAAGTAGGAAGGAATGGACCAGATATGTCCGTCTGCATCCTTCATCTGATCAAGATAAACCTTGGGAATCGCAGCCAGACCCGGATATTGTTCAGGCATGTCAAAATACTGTTCAAGCGGCATAATCAGATTGGATCGCTTCATGGCATCATCGACAACCTGGCTTCGCTGGAAAATCGCCGCATCGTCAAACCCGCCTGTATTCAGCTTAAGATTTAGCGCGGTAGCAGCATCCCCTTGTGTTGCTTCCAGCTTCACATCGATTCCCGGTTCCTCTGTTTTCCAATATTGTTGAATAGAACTGTCATTATTAATGGTTGCGGTCCAGCCCAGCCATAGCTTGAAGCTGTTAGAACCCTTCGTATCTGTCTTAGTATCCGCAGCTGCCGAGCTTGTTGCTGCAGCGTTATCCGCTCCTGTGCTGTTCTGCCCTGCTGAATTACTGTTGCCGGAGCAGCCTGCCATGAGGCCAAGTGCAGCCGCCAAGGTTAGCGCCAGCGCACTTTTCATCCCGTTTTTTCTAATATCCATTTGGTTCATCCCCTTTTCATCAAGTCACTTGGTATATGAAAGATTGCTTATACCCGCGGTTATCCTTTGACCGAGCCAATCATCACACCTTTGACAAAATATTTCTGCAGGAACGGATACACCAGCAGAATCGGCAGCGCGCTGATCATAACGGTAGCCATTTTGACGGACATTAGCGTAATATTACTCATTGAACTGCGTGCGAGTGCCTCCTGATTCTGATTGGAGCTTAGCACGGAGGACAAGTCCTGCGCGGTCAGCAGCTGCTGCAGAAAGGTCTGGACCGGAATCAGATTCTGGTCGTTGACATAAAAGGCGCCGGAGAACCAGTCGTTCCAATGACCAACAGCCGTGAACAACCCCAGCGCGGCAAGCATCGGCTTCGAGAGCGGCACGATGATCTGCAGCAGAATCCGGAAAGGTCCGGCTCCGTCCAGTTCTGCACATTCGATCATTACCTCCGGAATCCCCTGGATGAATTTCTGCATGACGAACATGTTCCAGACGGAGAACAGGCCGGGGATTACATACACCCAAAAGGTATTGGTCAGTCCGAGCTTGAACAGCTGGATATAGAAGGGAATCAAGCCGCCGTTAAACAGCATGGTAATAAGAATATACGTTAGAATGCCGTTACGGAAAGGCAGATGTTTGTAAGAAAGGCCGTAGGCCGCCATAATGGTAACCGCCAACCCGCCAAAGGTTCCAAGAACCGTTCTTCCAATGGTAATCAGATAAGCGTGGCGTATCACCGGATTGCCGAGCACAATTTCATAATTGATCCAGGTGAACGAACGCGGCCAGAGATACACTCCTCCTTTTGCCGCATCCGCCCCGGTATTGAGCGAAATCGCCAGCATATACAGGAATGGATAAATGACGCTAACGCACAGCAGTGCCAGCAGGAGCACGATAATCCATTGCCCCGTACGTTCAAGCACAGTGACTTTCATCGGTTACCACAGCCCCTCTCCATTGATTTTTCGGGATACTGAGTTCGTCGTCAGGACCAGAATGAGGCTAATGACCGATGAGATCAGCCCGACAGCAGTCGCCACACCGAAGTAACCCTGCTGCAGCCCGTTGCGGAGCACATACGTATCCAGTACATCGGCAACCTCCTGATTCGCCGAGTTCATCATCGGATAGATCTGGTCCATCCCTACGGTAATCAGACTCGGAATACTGAGGATCAGAACGATTGAGATGGTCGGCAGAATGCCTGGCAGTGTAATATGCCGGATCTGGGCCAGTTTCCCCGCCCCTTCGACCTTCGCCGCTTCATACAGCTGCGGGTCAATCGTTGAGATGGCTGCCAGATAGAGAATCGTGTTCCAGCCGACCTCTTTCCACAGACCGCTGGACACAATCATGGGCCGGAACCATTCTGTAGAGCCGAGGAAGAAGATCGGATCTCCGCCCATCTTCGTGATCAGATCGTTGGCGAGCCCACCGTCTAGCGTCAGAAAGGACTGGAGAATATACGCCACAACAATCCAGGAGAAAAAATGCGGCAGATAGCTGACCGATTGCACAAACCGTTTAAACGCCGAGTTTTTAATCTCGTTAATCATCAGCGCGAGCAGAATCGGCAGCGGAAAGCCAAAAATAAATTTCAGCACAGAAATATAGAGAGTGTTCTTAACCACCTTCCAGAACTGCTCCTCATGGACAAAAGCGAAATTCTCCAGCCCGGTCCAGTGGCTTCCCCAAATCGTCGAGCCGATCGCAAAGTCTTTAAAGGCAATTTGAATCCCCGCCATAGGGATGTAGTTGAATAAAAACAGCAGGACAACGGCAGGCAAAATCATGACATACTGCCAGCGGTATTTGAGCATCCTTGCGACCATATGATCCCTCCTTATCTATACACTCATTCTACTTTTGATCCCGGAGCAGGAGTATGGTACAACGATTAGATTTTGATCGTTTTGATTCGACGTTGGTTGTAAGCGGTTGCAGAAAAATATAGATAAATACAACTCGGGCAGCGTTCCTCCTGCGATAGAGAAACGCTGCCCGAGTTGTAAGGCCACTGAATTATTCTGTTATTAATCCCCTGACAAAATCAGCACATTCCCGCACCAGCTTATGCATCTGCTCCGGCATCACACACCGTTTTTCCAGCACCGGCCTTTGCCAATCAGAATCTTTAATTATAACTACCGCGAATTCTTTCCGGTACCAGCCTAGGTCCAGCACATATGAATCATCGCGGTAGGCAACCTGGAAAATGTCCTCCTGATCCAGAAATTTCGTTCCATCATAAGTAACAATTCCCGGGGAGAAATCAATGTCGTCGAACATTTGAGTGTATGGCTCCTTTGGTTTTATTCATGATTTTCCAAGCAAAGCCTGGTTTATCCCTCTCTTTATTAAATCGTTCCTCAATATACATTTGTACGGGATACTCTATAGAATAGAATCTTTTGCAAGTTGATTCACTCTGTGTAATACATCCACAATTTTATCTTGCACTGACTCTGCAGTTTTATCTTCTAAAGTTAAAAGCTGCAGCAACACATTTATCGCTTGCCTAAAGCTAACCGGACTTGATCCCACTAAGCCGTGAGCGCCGGTATCAATTACTATCCTACCTGAAGGCAGCAGGACATCCGGGTCAGCAGACAGCTTCTGTATCTCATCAATAACCGCATGTATATATTCCTCTGGAATTCCGCATTTGATCACATCTGGCTGTAAAGCAATCACATCATCAACAATCAAATCATCATCGAAGCCAATCTCAGCCTGAACAACCAGTACACCATTATCAGACGGAAAATACGAAACACCGATATTTGCGTAATTACTCACCATACGGGCTGCTAATACCAGTTCAATAGTAAGAGCACAATGGGCGTGGTATGTATAACTTTTTAGAGGAAAAGATTGATCGACCCTACCCTTGGAGCGATACGGTCGATGTGGATATTCATTCAGCCATACACGGCCCCGTTTATACGCGCCTAAATCCTCGAAATTCATAA of the Paenibacillus pedocola genome contains:
- a CDS encoding metallophosphoesterase family protein codes for the protein MGREGKTIRTLVISDIHGCYREFNALLRKVNYIPDQDKLILIGDYVDRGPNSKAIVEQVMSLQEEWGAVVLKGNHDKMACDALLSDDEDKLDIHWLNNGGFHTLMSYVGADADFVQQDHGWEEYIRIKHWIRQAYKRHLDFLSSLPLYYETEDHLFVHAGIDPTLSDWKTQKDYDFIWIREPFYNHPVTSTDKTVVFGHTSTFEFQDNPGIWFSPLGDKIGIDGGCAYGEQMNCLEIGDEGYKTYYVRLGESE
- a CDS encoding sigma-70 family RNA polymerase sigma factor, producing the protein MVTRLVEEVQEGDAEAFGQLMAHFRGMAFAVSYDMLNDVHLAEDAVQEAFLEAYTNIGKLQLPSAFPGWFKTIVVRQCQRSLRRKRQAMLPLNDAMHISQESAGVAEIAERREGALVLQQSVSALSDKLRVPLQLFYFYGYSLQEISDYLDIPVSALKKRLFDGRRKLRGALPVINLASMFNNLYEGGGNMLHIVNGDSVGNMLKQGIVSGDVLVWREVYSAGPNFVNPAGEAERMIRAQSLEQSMGISSAEYLAACAEQEEKLRGVNRYDEVVLWFEHDLFDQSMLAYLLHYFKGQKLGSTKLSLLCIGEFPGIELFHGLGQLTPAQLKTLSGTWRSIGQKELELGSELWQAYANPDPMQMANLLALRRQELEASALPFAYAAFQAHLSRLPSVDNGLGLVEQTTLEAVRRGADTPKELFRQVTDTLHVLGMGDLEYWLYLWGMVQGAQPLLMIDGTLAADNFDFRRVPDFLNRKVTMTALGEQILNGAADRVTVQGIDVWYGGLHLEGHSVPWRWDSSARMPVRL
- a CDS encoding VOC family protein, whose product is MRLKLEGLTVLAQDVPKLASFYRDVLGFETVIEENHYAEFVNSGIRLAICSTTLMAENTNDHHTYLEERKGQAFELNFECESPDAVHMMYQEVVSKGATEITAPKSMSWGHTTGFFADPEGNIHSIFAVNPVTAQNG
- a CDS encoding YxiJ family protein, with product MIYLLQQSDKQKWYFEVDDEGIAYRQMLLEEGKESKISNVKKHEFFLAEHELPLDDPDLEIIPKEAFEAVWDEMITEQQPRWLENKKTLPLGTTIMGYLEVLYPQGVIVSIPDKEALGLADYAECAAHSQQANISKGLLVEAQITGYDEVNCWFLLEQPKVWGGSVGDMDVSDKPEIVQELAQMYMTQLSRSFPYRDSMRLKEDHAEALAQLEDECFNADFSEYCALIAGTISYVVNDHTAGIPDRQLELLKKSFFERFPQYSFIKTSLSSYPSISIDLENHEHARRLLLSFLQNH
- a CDS encoding response regulator transcription factor; protein product: MLQALIVDDEPSHIQGLIRHIPWTKLGYAIPLTAETGEEAIPLLHDNRVDVLITDITMPGITGIELAGEARIIHPEIQILIISGYNEFEFAQDAIEVGAQGYVLKPLKLGEIERKLTAFRQTIENIKQINEQTLHLQTMVSDSRELLKESFVYELLEDEPMEAGVLSSWAHLLNLPRLTHGILLIVAVFDDFNVSVREARSRLMLNSALQQSLAISLQDMGVMLAAAVKPDGVAAILVNPTSEKRMLLDKQMTFVQDYMRNTYQVSVTVGISREGRKWEETGQLYREIKYTVADARQSDNGLLLHVGRMERKAYEDVREREIMLPSLLSLAEGDDPVLLAREVGTAYEQMEAKGHSFAYIQSFSISLVGEFTRKLWNDVEAVTYLSNRALHRILECKTVPVMKAIILEYIDSAFGLARKERTLQQHHLINRIASYIAEQLPDSMTVKQLADMFHISAGHLSVLFKKETGQTISDFVKSLRMKKAKELLQDPTIKIYEVSERIGFQTPAYFTYQFKKNEGCTPQEYRDRYYR